The following proteins are encoded in a genomic region of Lytechinus variegatus isolate NC3 chromosome 7, Lvar_3.0, whole genome shotgun sequence:
- the LOC121418420 gene encoding transmembrane emp24 domain-containing protein 10-like, whose protein sequence is MKLNYIPFLPVILSLLAIQVHAISFMLAANVRRCLKDEIHKDVLVTGDFKLSDAPGHKTTLQVTDSKGHTLYTREEATEGKFAFTTDDYDTYEICFITKVPAGMRAGEREVTIVVKHGVEAKSYEDLAKSEKLKPMEIELRRLEDLSEAIVNDFGYMKKREEEMRDTNESTNSRVLYFSIFSMVCLMSLATWQVFYLRRYFKSKKLIE, encoded by the exons ATGAAGCTCAATTATATTCCTTTCTTGCCTGTGATCTTAAGCCTTTTGGCTATACAAGTTCACGCAATTTCTTTCATGCTAGCTGCTAATGTTAGGAGATGTCTCAAAGATGAAATACATAAAGATGTTCTTGTAACAGGGGATTTTAAACTGTCAGATGCACCGGGACACAAGACAACATTGCAG gtgACAGACTCTAAGGgtcatacattgtacacaagaGAAGAAGCAACAGAAGGAAAATTTGCATTCACTACAGACGATTATGACACTTATGAAATTTGTTTCATTACAAAAGTACCTGCAG gTATGCGAGCAGGAGAGAGGGAAGTCACTATCGTAGTCAAGCATGGTGTGGAGGCCAAGAGCTACGAAGAT CTAGCCAAGTCCGAGAAGCTAAAACCAATGGAGATTGAACTACGGAGGCTGGAAGATCTGTCAGAAGCTATCGTCAATGACTTTGGATACATgaagaagagagaggaagagatgAGAGACACAAATG AATCTACAAATTCCAGAGTATTATACTTCAGTATTTTCTCAATGGTTTGTCTAATGAGTTTAGCAACATGGCAAGTCTTTTATCTCAGGCGCTACTTCAAATCTAAGAAGCTGATTGAATAG